A region from the Streptomyces lydicus genome encodes:
- a CDS encoding PPA1309 family protein, with amino-acid sequence MLSMTDLPGSPAAGTPLAADPLTRAVLEIDEYSAGLGWDQPARLFALVDTAKLRAQEPSLAAQLGIDDSTTTSLTPVEQDEIPAGVPLDEFLATIAWPDAVTGCALTVERLMLPPSAEDSEPAGMNEAQLAKWVAGHPDRQEVRMTVAVLRDGRRESALRLREKDSTSEVLTGSALVPGLAEALAATFEG; translated from the coding sequence ATGTTGAGCATGACTGACCTTCCTGGCTCTCCCGCTGCCGGCACCCCCCTCGCCGCCGACCCCCTGACCCGCGCGGTGCTCGAGATCGACGAGTACAGCGCCGGGCTCGGCTGGGACCAGCCCGCCCGACTGTTCGCCCTCGTCGACACCGCCAAGCTGCGTGCGCAGGAGCCCTCGCTCGCCGCCCAGCTCGGCATCGACGACTCCACCACCACGTCCCTGACCCCCGTGGAGCAGGACGAGATCCCGGCGGGTGTCCCGCTGGACGAGTTCCTGGCCACCATTGCCTGGCCCGACGCCGTCACCGGCTGCGCGCTGACCGTGGAACGGCTGATGCTGCCGCCGTCCGCCGAGGACTCCGAGCCCGCAGGCATGAACGAGGCGCAGCTCGCCAAGTGGGTCGCGGGGCACCCGGACCGCCAGGAGGTCCGGATGACGGTGGCCGTGCTGCGGGACGGCCGGCGCGAGTCGGCGCTGCGGCTGCGGGAGAAGGACTCCACGTCCGAGGTGCTCACCGGCTCGGCGCTGGTGCCGGGCCTCGCGGAAGCCCTGGCGGCGACGTTCGAGGGCTGA